Proteins from a genomic interval of Ignavibacteriales bacterium:
- a CDS encoding 4Fe-4S binding protein has protein sequence MTVSPGKTVRLNRLFNPKDGRAVCVAADHGWMSDPTPNVLELRKILGQVVLGGADGILVSYGTALRMSEFFEGKNAPALLIRADWMNMPRLGGSNLSNILPAVNFKKMATSCARDALLVGASAITIYYFIGYSDEFEAVNIEQAAFFAKECRKVGLPLIIEPMAVGAPVTGVNVTEILIASARIAAEIGADALKIPYTNDVKSFKKLVDEAGVPVLVLGGAKSDDPRDALELADEALRAGASGTVFGRNVTKAKDPRKMVEDICALVHEGKSVDEILGTESGKQGRLRPIAVNCTGCQLCEIACVHFHSTEFDQSSHRLRIEYKFRPNEPRISKPIVCPLCEKCVEACKEGALTVGSGGYLVLDRSRCTSCGDCVTACPLDLVMLDRQGIPLFCDMCDGDPQCIQWCTPRAIVLTQPKGTRA, from the coding sequence ATGACAGTGTCACCTGGTAAAACTGTTCGCCTGAACAGGCTCTTCAATCCGAAAGACGGCAGGGCGGTATGTGTGGCTGCAGACCATGGCTGGATGTCCGATCCGACGCCGAATGTTCTCGAACTCCGAAAGATCCTGGGTCAGGTTGTGCTCGGCGGAGCTGATGGTATCCTTGTGAGTTACGGAACCGCGCTTCGCATGAGCGAGTTCTTCGAGGGGAAGAACGCTCCCGCGCTGCTGATTCGTGCTGACTGGATGAACATGCCACGCTTGGGAGGATCCAACCTGAGCAATATCCTCCCTGCAGTGAATTTCAAGAAGATGGCAACATCGTGTGCCAGGGACGCCCTGCTCGTCGGCGCTTCCGCAATCACGATCTACTACTTCATCGGTTATAGTGACGAATTCGAAGCAGTCAATATCGAGCAGGCTGCTTTCTTCGCGAAGGAATGCCGCAAGGTCGGCCTCCCGTTGATCATTGAACCGATGGCGGTGGGAGCACCGGTTACCGGAGTGAATGTGACGGAGATTCTCATCGCCTCTGCACGGATTGCCGCCGAAATCGGCGCTGATGCTCTGAAGATTCCATATACCAATGATGTGAAGAGCTTCAAGAAACTCGTTGATGAAGCGGGCGTCCCGGTACTCGTGCTTGGTGGGGCCAAGTCGGACGACCCGCGTGACGCGTTGGAACTTGCCGACGAGGCACTGCGTGCCGGCGCCAGCGGCACCGTTTTCGGGAGAAACGTGACGAAGGCGAAAGATCCGAGGAAGATGGTGGAGGATATCTGCGCTCTGGTTCACGAAGGAAAGAGCGTAGATGAAATTCTCGGCACTGAATCCGGCAAGCAAGGAAGGCTCAGACCCATCGCCGTCAATTGCACCGGTTGTCAGCTCTGTGAGATTGCTTGTGTCCATTTCCACTCGACAGAATTCGACCAGAGCAGCCACCGGCTGAGAATTGAGTACAAATTCCGTCCCAACGAGCCCCGTATTTCGAAACCAATTGTTTGTCCGCTTTGTGAGAAATGTGTGGAAGCCTGCAAAGAAGGGGCGCTCACAGTCGGCTCGGGAGGGTATCTCGTCCTCGACCGGTCTCGGTGCACTTCGTGCGGGGATTGTGTGACCGCCTGCCCGCTCGATCTGGTCATGCTCGATCGCCAGGGGATTCCCTTGTTCTGCGACATGTGTGATGGCGATCCTCAATGCATCCAGTGGTGCACACCGCGGGCGATAGTGCTGACCCAACCAAAAGGAACAAGAGCATGA
- a CDS encoding TonB-dependent receptor: MGHGLLWAVVMCLFAGGVRAGAQMQVDSLALRSSLQAVSTNTIRVFSQQNMRNLPLRGILPIVGLSNGINRYADGWHVRGGRANEIRFFLDGFDITNPATLGMHVPLIQEMVEEARLEPGGFGVERGPANSALLSVATRTGDSRLRASLDVQTDDFAKPGKTFLGTTAFGYRNIVGTLSGPLLTPAIRIFLAGEHNYIRDRQIIFLEPFKIDGLVDEGVYSSSLRGVPLPGPIEILRNHVPNNWREQNQVSGTLLVDLKDIASLPMVMKFAAGYSHSRQPEGSSWGDSFTNGLLRNYYRGSHLMMSELSTWFITGKLTHTLSPSTRYELGISYQFSKSRTYDPSFGDDWASYPDSLEWEAKGFSTALWRSRYSGPPEWGTRMMYFRAENWPNDRYSKGENGALGITLDLSSSVSKDIEVRIGGHLSSWTHRLFDLQYISYYLTGPVYSAQYRPPANEYERRLLYLASLVGGNYGYDYLGRKTDGYTLDGAPAGAVLDPPYKSLNGGAYLQVSYVSGGVAFDIGGRYEFFDEGLKYIEPVPNPLTGQPDYRNIWINQRLNIIDESKIENTRPVGLLLPRLGFSVAASENTTFYAHYGEYAQFPRLDLFYQGSAGFSAGLSPNSRSPYAGKFGFFVQPERTMNIDCGISQRLTDNMVLTTAVYYKELKQQIQISRYYDSMGEGVFTAFMNRDYGSTKGLEFTLEVARTRRVSARANYTLANSTMTEWSPTSGSVTVSDVNARYPKSTYLPPFNFAHTATVNLDYRIEKGEIGGVFEGVGLNVLLSFNGGHAYTRIEAMTTQGSASVWSAGVRPLVDARMSKPQEAPGSSTTPMMCNVDLRCSKLLFLDPITLEFYVNVLNLFNTKNVINVYPMTGRADEDGWLGSEPSRYYESRIPDYRNIYDAFGNGNRYYVIGTGVGDTYGEPRQIRVGFRLEY; this comes from the coding sequence ATGGGGCACGGTCTTCTGTGGGCTGTTGTGATGTGCCTTTTCGCCGGCGGTGTCCGGGCAGGGGCTCAAATGCAAGTGGACAGCCTTGCATTGAGATCATCTCTTCAAGCTGTCAGCACGAACACCATCCGGGTCTTCAGTCAGCAGAACATGCGAAACCTCCCGTTGCGCGGAATCTTGCCGATCGTGGGCCTGAGTAACGGCATCAACCGATACGCAGACGGTTGGCATGTCAGAGGTGGCCGGGCGAATGAAATCAGATTCTTTCTGGATGGATTCGACATCACGAACCCGGCAACACTGGGAATGCACGTTCCTCTCATCCAGGAAATGGTGGAAGAAGCGAGGCTCGAACCCGGCGGATTCGGTGTCGAACGCGGACCAGCGAATTCTGCATTACTCTCTGTCGCAACGCGAACAGGAGACAGCCGCCTCAGGGCTTCCCTTGATGTCCAGACTGATGATTTTGCGAAGCCGGGCAAGACGTTTTTGGGTACCACCGCCTTTGGATATCGTAACATTGTCGGGACTCTAAGCGGGCCTCTCCTGACGCCGGCAATCAGGATCTTCCTCGCCGGTGAGCACAATTACATCAGGGACAGGCAGATCATTTTCTTGGAACCGTTCAAGATTGACGGTCTCGTAGACGAGGGAGTGTACAGTTCTTCATTGCGGGGAGTCCCGTTGCCTGGTCCGATCGAAATACTGAGAAATCATGTCCCAAACAACTGGCGGGAGCAAAACCAGGTAAGTGGGACATTGTTGGTCGACCTGAAAGATATCGCTTCTCTTCCAATGGTGATGAAATTTGCGGCGGGATATTCGCATTCGCGCCAACCCGAAGGAAGCTCATGGGGTGACTCGTTCACGAACGGCCTTCTCCGCAATTACTACCGCGGAAGCCATTTGATGATGTCCGAGTTGTCAACGTGGTTCATTACCGGCAAGCTGACCCACACGTTGTCCCCTTCAACGCGCTATGAACTTGGCATATCGTACCAGTTTTCGAAGAGCCGGACATATGATCCTTCGTTTGGTGACGATTGGGCATCGTATCCCGACAGTCTCGAGTGGGAGGCAAAGGGATTCAGCACGGCCTTATGGCGCAGTAGGTACTCAGGCCCGCCTGAATGGGGAACGAGGATGATGTATTTCCGGGCGGAGAACTGGCCGAACGACCGGTACTCAAAAGGGGAGAACGGCGCGTTGGGAATTACGCTTGATCTCTCCAGCTCAGTAAGCAAGGACATCGAGGTAAGGATCGGTGGTCACCTGTCTTCATGGACTCACCGTTTGTTCGACCTCCAATATATCAGCTACTATCTTACCGGACCGGTCTACTCAGCCCAATACCGCCCTCCTGCAAACGAGTACGAGCGCCGTTTGCTCTACCTCGCATCTCTGGTGGGTGGAAACTACGGATATGATTATCTCGGACGCAAAACAGATGGATATACGCTCGACGGCGCCCCGGCAGGAGCAGTTCTGGATCCTCCTTACAAGTCGCTCAATGGAGGAGCCTATCTGCAAGTGTCGTATGTGTCGGGTGGAGTGGCATTCGACATCGGTGGTCGCTATGAGTTCTTTGACGAGGGTCTGAAATACATTGAGCCCGTGCCAAACCCGTTGACGGGCCAGCCGGATTACAGGAACATCTGGATCAATCAACGTCTGAATATCATCGACGAGAGCAAGATCGAGAACACAAGACCCGTCGGACTCCTGCTTCCACGACTCGGATTCTCCGTTGCGGCCTCCGAGAATACAACGTTCTACGCTCACTACGGCGAGTATGCACAGTTCCCCCGTCTGGATCTGTTCTACCAGGGGTCTGCCGGGTTCAGCGCTGGGCTGAGTCCGAACTCCAGAAGTCCATATGCCGGAAAGTTTGGCTTCTTCGTCCAGCCCGAGCGGACGATGAACATTGATTGCGGAATATCGCAGCGGCTTACAGACAACATGGTTCTTACTACTGCCGTCTATTACAAAGAGCTGAAGCAACAGATCCAGATAAGTCGGTACTATGATTCCATGGGAGAAGGAGTATTTACCGCGTTCATGAATCGGGATTATGGATCAACAAAAGGGTTGGAGTTCACGCTTGAAGTCGCCCGCACACGAAGAGTCTCTGCCAGAGCAAACTATACGCTGGCCAACTCAACCATGACCGAATGGTCCCCCACATCCGGTTCCGTAACTGTTTCCGATGTGAATGCGCGCTATCCAAAAAGTACGTACCTTCCCCCGTTCAATTTCGCCCATACCGCGACGGTGAACCTCGACTATCGGATTGAGAAAGGTGAGATAGGTGGGGTTTTTGAAGGTGTGGGATTGAACGTGCTCCTCTCATTCAATGGCGGCCACGCGTACACCCGCATCGAGGCCATGACGACGCAAGGGTCCGCCTCAGTCTGGAGTGCAGGGGTTCGCCCCCTCGTCGATGCCCGGATGAGTAAACCTCAGGAAGCGCCAGGCTCGTCGACGACTCCGATGATGTGCAATGTTGATCTCCGGTGCAGCAAGCTCTTGTTCCTTGATCCGATCACCCTCGAGTTCTACGTAAACGTTCTGAATCTGTTCAACACGAAGAACGTGATCAACGTGTATCCGATGACTGGGCGTGCAGATGAGGACGGATGGTTGGGCTCCGAGCCCTCAAGATACTATGAGTCTCGGATCCCGGATTATCGCAATATTTATGATGCATTCGGAAACGGCAATCGGTACTACGTCATTGGCACGGGCGTAGGCGACACATACGGCGAACCAAGACAGATCCGCGTCGGATTCCGCCTTGAATATTAG
- a CDS encoding M14 family metallopeptidase: MHPFPLLVRRFSVFVMLMVLGWSTIAAQSKLPTPSQFLGFEVGADRQLADYKQIVSYFNELAKGSRKIEVEVLGPTTLGNDLVMAVISSEENLKNKSKHQEIARKLADPRGLTQKEIQDLVNQGKSIVLVTCNIHSTEIGSTQMVLEWAHSLVTAQDPETIRRLENVILLIIPSLNPDGQLMEVEWYRKYVGTKYEGGRSPFLYHPYVGHDDNRDWYMLTQKETKAVTKAVYHEWYPQVWLDEHQMGSTGPRIFTPPFANPVAENVHPLVWRMVDHIGTMMSWRLEERKKTGVIYGAMYDTYWPGATDQTGFWKNIVGLLTEVASTRMGTPVEVTPNELSGGTKGLVEYKQQANFPNPWPGGIWRLRDIMDYERIASDALLETCTNHREDILSGVAMMALDAVNLGSPGEYFRIAAEQRDPASAAHLAFVMKEGGVEVLYAATERAYYIPTAQPYGRFVKEMLGLQRYPKVKLVAGPNIVQPYDMTAWSLPLMMGVNVEKVTLLKEKQSTLRGLKESDWPTGNVKEAGASRFIVSHESNGATKLINNALQQKGTVNLTGEAYSAGGKEFPRGSVVVENIKGIDALAKQYSLDLVGLTEKPNLKMEKVGEFRLGMYKPWVASMDEGWTRWVLEQYEFPLKSITTKDIKERKLGSDYDVIIIPDVSKEVMIEGKRKPEEGDMKYFVDFPPEFSGGIGKEGVKNLKDFVEQGGTLIAMASACDFVTDEFNVPVVNVLSRTKSEEFNCPGSLLRMYIDASHPVGYGMPAEVPGFVNQRIAFQTTPPAPETKRWVLAWYPNESEDILMSGWMLGAEKLQRRAAAVALTYGKGKIVLLGFRVQQRAQTEVTFKLLFNAIHWGATK; the protein is encoded by the coding sequence ATGCATCCCTTCCCTCTGCTCGTCCGGCGGTTCAGTGTGTTTGTCATGCTCATGGTTCTCGGATGGAGCACCATCGCTGCACAATCGAAGCTTCCGACTCCTTCCCAGTTCCTTGGGTTCGAGGTTGGTGCTGATCGCCAGCTCGCTGACTACAAGCAAATCGTCTCTTACTTCAACGAACTCGCGAAAGGTTCGAGGAAGATCGAGGTCGAGGTCCTCGGCCCGACGACGCTGGGCAATGACCTCGTCATGGCCGTGATCTCGTCGGAAGAGAATCTCAAGAACAAGTCAAAGCATCAGGAGATCGCCAGGAAGCTCGCTGACCCGCGAGGGCTTACGCAGAAAGAGATCCAGGATCTCGTCAATCAGGGGAAGTCAATCGTCCTCGTGACCTGCAATATCCATTCAACGGAAATCGGGTCCACGCAGATGGTCCTCGAGTGGGCGCACTCGTTGGTGACAGCGCAGGACCCGGAGACGATTCGACGTCTTGAGAATGTCATTCTTCTCATCATTCCTTCTCTGAATCCTGATGGCCAGTTGATGGAGGTCGAATGGTATCGGAAGTACGTGGGCACGAAGTACGAAGGAGGCAGGTCGCCGTTTCTCTATCATCCGTACGTCGGGCACGATGACAATCGTGATTGGTACATGCTTACCCAGAAGGAGACTAAGGCGGTAACGAAGGCCGTGTATCACGAATGGTATCCTCAGGTGTGGCTGGATGAGCATCAGATGGGTTCCACAGGTCCGCGTATCTTCACTCCCCCGTTCGCGAATCCCGTTGCCGAGAATGTACATCCGCTCGTCTGGCGCATGGTGGACCATATAGGGACAATGATGTCGTGGCGGTTGGAGGAAAGGAAGAAGACAGGAGTCATCTACGGTGCGATGTACGACACGTATTGGCCCGGTGCGACAGACCAGACTGGTTTTTGGAAGAACATCGTGGGGCTCCTGACAGAAGTTGCGTCGACACGGATGGGAACGCCTGTGGAAGTCACTCCCAACGAGCTCAGTGGAGGAACGAAGGGCCTGGTCGAATACAAGCAGCAGGCGAATTTCCCCAACCCGTGGCCCGGGGGCATCTGGCGTCTGCGCGACATCATGGATTACGAGCGCATCGCATCGGATGCGTTGCTGGAAACCTGCACGAATCATCGCGAGGACATCCTGAGCGGTGTTGCGATGATGGCCCTGGATGCGGTCAACCTCGGGTCACCCGGGGAATACTTCCGCATCGCGGCTGAACAGCGCGACCCGGCATCCGCCGCCCACCTGGCTTTCGTGATGAAAGAGGGGGGAGTCGAGGTGCTCTATGCAGCAACAGAGAGGGCGTACTACATCCCGACGGCTCAACCGTACGGGCGGTTTGTAAAAGAAATGCTCGGTCTTCAGCGCTATCCAAAAGTAAAACTCGTGGCGGGACCGAATATCGTTCAACCCTATGATATGACTGCCTGGTCTCTCCCGTTGATGATGGGCGTAAACGTGGAGAAAGTCACGCTTCTAAAAGAGAAACAGAGCACTCTCCGGGGGCTGAAAGAATCCGATTGGCCGACGGGGAATGTGAAAGAGGCGGGCGCCTCAAGGTTCATTGTTTCGCACGAATCGAACGGCGCGACGAAACTGATCAACAATGCATTGCAACAGAAAGGTACGGTGAATCTCACCGGGGAGGCATACAGTGCAGGGGGGAAGGAGTTTCCCCGCGGCTCCGTAGTAGTCGAGAACATCAAGGGCATCGACGCCCTCGCGAAACAATACTCGCTCGATCTCGTCGGGTTGACTGAAAAACCGAATCTGAAGATGGAGAAGGTGGGCGAGTTCAGACTCGGCATGTACAAGCCATGGGTTGCGTCGATGGACGAGGGATGGACTCGCTGGGTGCTCGAACAGTATGAGTTTCCGCTGAAGAGCATCACCACAAAGGACATCAAGGAACGGAAGCTGGGGAGCGACTATGATGTGATCATCATTCCCGATGTTTCGAAGGAAGTCATGATCGAGGGAAAACGGAAGCCCGAGGAAGGCGACATGAAATACTTTGTCGATTTTCCCCCTGAGTTTTCCGGCGGAATTGGAAAAGAGGGAGTAAAGAACCTGAAGGATTTCGTGGAGCAGGGTGGAACGCTTATCGCAATGGCGTCGGCGTGCGACTTTGTCACAGACGAATTCAACGTCCCGGTGGTCAACGTGCTGTCGAGGACGAAAAGCGAAGAATTCAATTGCCCCGGATCGTTGCTGAGAATGTATATCGATGCAAGCCATCCCGTCGGCTATGGGATGCCGGCAGAGGTCCCCGGATTTGTGAACCAGCGGATTGCTTTCCAGACGACTCCTCCGGCTCCCGAGACGAAACGATGGGTGCTGGCGTGGTATCCCAATGAATCCGAGGATATCCTGATGTCCGGGTGGATGCTGGGGGCTGAGAAGCTTCAGCGCAGAGCGGCGGCGGTTGCCCTGACGTACGGTAAGGGGAAGATCGTCCTCCTGGGATTCCGCGTTCAGCAGCGTGCACAGACCGAAGTCACCTTCAAATTGCTTTTCAACGCGATTCATTGGGGAGCAACAAAATGA
- a CDS encoding family 10 glycosylhydrolase, whose translation MSRRPSALLMVFALLLVVSGCALLRPPKEETKLPEMPRAEREFRGVWVATVANIDWPSKPGLTSEDQQREAIAILDSVAALRLNAIILQVRPQCDALYDSVLEPWSYYLTGTQGKPPEPFYDPLAFWVAEAHRRGIELHAWFNPYRAHHPQGGEVTGSSIVKTRPGLAKDVGGGMYWLNPTKKEVQNHSFNVVMDVLRRYDIDGVHFDDYFYPYGDGNFPDDDTWTEYRNSGGSLSREDWRRDAVNVFIERMYDGIKKEKPHVKFGISPFGIGRPGNPPSIAGFDQYAVLYADAELWLKKGWIDYWTPQLYWPINQIPQSFPVLLGWWSKMNTMGRNLWPGMIIGRMTDEKGADEIINQIMIERGFVNDAPGHIHFSMKAFLKDSSALNAGLKSGPYQKPALVPPSRWLDNTAPASPRASVEIANDSTLVVTWSHENARDVFRYVVYYQYEKNWEYTILNAQDRMVGIPFSRTVKERARGRQRTETAQPKVEYVTRVAVTAVDRLGNESMPSAQNMIRSSAPAVQ comes from the coding sequence ATGTCCCGAAGACCGTCTGCCCTGCTTATGGTGTTCGCTCTTTTGCTTGTCGTCTCCGGTTGTGCCCTTCTCCGACCTCCAAAGGAAGAAACAAAGCTGCCCGAGATGCCTCGCGCAGAACGCGAGTTTCGCGGCGTCTGGGTGGCGACAGTCGCAAACATCGACTGGCCGAGCAAACCGGGACTGACGAGTGAGGATCAGCAGCGGGAGGCGATAGCAATCCTTGATTCAGTCGCTGCGCTTCGACTCAACGCGATCATTCTCCAGGTGCGGCCGCAGTGTGATGCACTGTATGACAGCGTGCTTGAGCCCTGGTCGTACTATCTTACCGGTACGCAGGGAAAACCTCCCGAGCCATTCTATGATCCGCTCGCGTTCTGGGTTGCAGAAGCTCACAGGCGGGGAATCGAGTTGCACGCGTGGTTCAATCCTTATCGTGCCCACCATCCGCAGGGAGGGGAGGTCACCGGGAGTTCTATCGTGAAGACCCGACCTGGGCTGGCGAAGGACGTCGGGGGCGGAATGTACTGGCTCAATCCGACGAAGAAGGAGGTGCAGAATCACTCCTTTAATGTCGTCATGGATGTCCTCCGCAGATATGATATCGACGGCGTGCACTTTGACGATTACTTCTATCCTTATGGCGACGGCAATTTTCCGGATGATGACACATGGACGGAGTACAGGAATTCCGGAGGTTCTCTCTCGCGTGAGGATTGGCGCAGGGACGCGGTCAATGTCTTCATCGAGCGAATGTATGATGGAATCAAGAAAGAGAAGCCGCACGTGAAGTTTGGGATCAGTCCGTTCGGAATCGGCCGCCCGGGAAATCCTCCGTCAATCGCAGGGTTTGATCAGTACGCTGTCCTCTACGCTGATGCCGAACTCTGGCTGAAGAAGGGGTGGATCGACTACTGGACCCCGCAGCTGTACTGGCCCATCAACCAGATTCCGCAGAGCTTTCCTGTTCTTCTTGGCTGGTGGTCGAAGATGAACACTATGGGCCGCAATCTCTGGCCCGGCATGATCATCGGAAGAATGACAGATGAAAAGGGGGCGGATGAAATCATCAATCAGATCATGATCGAACGCGGATTCGTCAACGACGCTCCGGGCCATATTCACTTCAGCATGAAGGCCTTCCTGAAAGACAGCAGCGCGCTGAACGCAGGGTTGAAATCCGGTCCATATCAAAAACCGGCTCTTGTGCCCCCTTCGCGGTGGCTCGACAATACAGCGCCTGCATCCCCCCGTGCGTCGGTCGAGATTGCCAACGATTCGACACTTGTAGTTACCTGGTCTCATGAGAACGCGCGGGACGTTTTCCGGTATGTTGTTTATTATCAGTATGAGAAAAACTGGGAATACACCATTCTGAATGCTCAGGATCGCATGGTTGGTATTCCGTTCTCCCGAACGGTCAAGGAGCGTGCGCGCGGACGCCAGCGCACAGAAACTGCACAGCCGAAAGTGGAATACGTCACCCGGGTGGCGGTGACGGCTGTCGATCGCCTCGGAAACGAGAGCATGCCTTCGGCGCAAAACATGATTCGTTCTTCGGCTCCCGCAGTACAATGA
- a CDS encoding alpha/beta fold hydrolase — protein sequence MKRIMSAMFVGFMVSSVAVLQAQQPVAAAPDSAIMRAKDFVGLLSKGEYAACVGFFDSTMTAVLSAEKLKESWDTVLVRVGPFKKQLRAWSQKYRLYDIVLVTCLFEKDSADVRVVLNEKKQVAGLFYAKPVPPIEYKAPAYVNRESFREEEVLVGKGRWALHGTLTIPKSPSPCPAVVLVHGSGPNDRDETIGPNKPFRDLAWGLASRGIAVLRYEKRTKEHGQELVVLKQTFTVKEEAIEDALLAVELLRRTNGISPEQIHVLGHSLGGMLAPRIGVGDPALAGLIILAGASRPLEDIMVEQIAYLGSSGDLPPQKQLEQLSNIEKERDKVKKLTKADTSSVDSYFAAPASYWIDLQGYDPPQLAASLRMPMLILQGERDYQVTMKDYERWKDALRGNKNVSFELYPELNHLFIAGAGKSIPAEYGRAGHVQDEVVEDIARWINAPKK from the coding sequence ATGAAAAGAATCATGTCAGCGATGTTCGTGGGATTTATGGTCTCGTCCGTCGCGGTGCTTCAAGCCCAACAACCGGTCGCGGCGGCCCCGGATTCGGCAATAATGAGAGCGAAGGACTTCGTCGGTCTCCTCTCGAAAGGGGAATATGCCGCCTGCGTTGGTTTCTTTGACAGCACGATGACCGCGGTGCTGTCCGCGGAGAAACTAAAGGAATCGTGGGACACGGTCCTGGTTCGCGTCGGGCCGTTCAAGAAGCAGCTCCGCGCGTGGTCTCAGAAATACAGGTTGTATGACATCGTGCTTGTGACATGCCTGTTCGAGAAGGACAGCGCCGACGTGCGCGTGGTGCTGAATGAGAAGAAGCAAGTAGCAGGTTTGTTCTATGCGAAACCCGTTCCCCCTATCGAATACAAGGCCCCTGCGTATGTGAACCGTGAGTCATTCCGCGAGGAAGAAGTGCTGGTGGGAAAGGGGAGATGGGCGCTACACGGAACGTTGACGATTCCAAAGAGCCCGAGCCCTTGTCCGGCAGTCGTCCTTGTTCACGGTTCCGGACCCAATGATAGGGACGAGACAATCGGACCAAACAAGCCTTTCCGCGATCTGGCCTGGGGGCTCGCATCAAGGGGAATCGCCGTGCTCCGGTATGAAAAGCGAACGAAGGAACACGGACAGGAACTCGTTGTGCTGAAACAGACATTCACGGTGAAGGAGGAGGCTATTGAGGATGCACTCCTGGCTGTCGAATTGCTGAGGCGGACGAATGGAATTAGCCCAGAGCAGATCCACGTGCTTGGCCACAGCCTTGGCGGAATGTTGGCGCCGAGGATTGGCGTGGGGGATCCCGCACTGGCCGGACTGATCATCCTCGCGGGAGCTTCGAGACCTCTCGAGGATATTATGGTGGAGCAAATTGCCTACCTCGGCTCGTCAGGCGATCTCCCGCCGCAGAAGCAGCTCGAACAATTGAGCAATATCGAGAAAGAGCGGGACAAGGTGAAGAAGCTGACGAAAGCAGACACCTCGTCAGTGGATTCCTACTTCGCGGCTCCAGCCTCGTACTGGATCGATCTGCAGGGTTACGATCCTCCACAGCTCGCCGCTTCACTCAGGATGCCCATGCTCATCCTGCAAGGGGAACGCGACTACCAGGTGACAATGAAAGACTACGAACGTTGGAAGGACGCGTTGCGGGGCAACAAGAATGTGAGCTTCGAATTATACCCAGAGCTGAACCACCTCTTCATCGCTGGAGCAGGGAAGAGCATTCCGGCGGAATATGGGAGGGCGGGACATGTACAGGATGAAGTTGTCGAGGACATTGCACGATGGATAAACGCACCGAAGAAGTGA